ATCTGACACAGGAGGAACTAATTGAGTATACTGTGGACATGATGGTACATTCATTAAAGAATAATAATTCATAAAGGGAGGATAAAAAAAATGCAAATTAAAAATAAAACCTCAGATGGAACAAATTCTGTATCCAAAAATCATATTGTTAACTGGAAAATGTATATCATTTTACTGGTTGCAAGTATTTTAGGGTCCTTGGCAGTGCTGCCTTACACTCTAACACTTCAAGGAAGCATACTGCAAAATTTACCCGTGCCATTATATGTCTTGGTGATTTCTCAGCTCATTCAGGCAGTGATACTCTTTGCCATAACCATCTTTATCGGCCTTTACCTGGCTAAAAAAGTTGGATTGGGACTTCCTATTCTGGAGGGGTGGCTTGAAGGTAGGGAAGTTAAAAGTTACTTAAAATCAATACTGGGATTGTCAATTGGACTGGGATTAGTCGCAGGAATAATCATAACTGTTTTAGATTATCTGTTTTCGGTTGCAGGAGTGGCAATTAGTGTAACTCAAACTTCCATTAATCCACCAGTATGGATGGGATTTTTAGCATCTTTCTACGGTGGAATAAATGAAGAACTCCTGTTAAGATTGTTTTTAATGACACTTATTGTGTGGATACTCTTTAAGGTGAAAAAAACCAGTGAAGGGAAACCAACCAGGATAGGTATGTGGTTAGCTATTATTTTAGCAGCAATATTTTTTGGTGCAGGACACTTACCAGCAGTAATGACTCTAACCACCCTCACACCACTGGTTATAATCCGTACTATCGTTTTAAACTCAGTGGCGGGAATAATATGCGGGTGGCTTTACTGGAAGAAAGGTTT
The sequence above is a segment of the Methanobacterium formicicum DSM 3637 genome. Coding sequences within it:
- a CDS encoding CPBP family intramembrane glutamic endopeptidase; translation: MQIKNKTSDGTNSVSKNHIVNWKMYIILLVASILGSLAVLPYTLTLQGSILQNLPVPLYVLVISQLIQAVILFAITIFIGLYLAKKVGLGLPILEGWLEGREVKSYLKSILGLSIGLGLVAGIIITVLDYLFSVAGVAISVTQTSINPPVWMGFLASFYGGINEELLLRLFLMTLIVWILFKVKKTSEGKPTRIGMWLAIILAAIFFGAGHLPAVMTLTTLTPLVIIRTIVLNSVAGIICGWLYWKKGLESAMISHFSADIVLHVIVPLMVLI